A section of the Paracoccaceae bacterium genome encodes:
- the betA gene encoding choline dehydrogenase, whose product MEADFVIVGAGSAGCAMAYRLSEAGSSVIVIEHGGSDAGPLIQMPGALSYPMNMPMYDWGYASEPEPNLNNRRLAAPRGKVIGGSSSINGMVYVRGHARDYDGWAEAGAQGWRYGDVLPYFKRMEHWHASGQGGDDGWRGRDGPLHVTRGPRDNPLTQAFVQAGVEAGYPATDDYNGRQQEGFGPMDATVWKGRRWSAANAYLKPALTRPNCTLVRALAQKAVIEDRRAVGVEVLRKGAREVIRARREVILAASAFNSPKLLMHSGIGPGSHLAAHGIDVVADRPGVGGNLQDHLEVYVQMEATKPVSLYSYWWLPGKAWVGALWLFAGRGVGASNQFESAGFIRSAAGVEYPDIQYHFLPIAVRYDGTSAVKGHGFQAHVGPMRSKSRGRVSLNSPDPGAAPKIVFNYMSHPDDWQEFRKCLRLTREIFAQPAFAPFAGAEIQPGTDVASDAQIDGFIREHAESAYHPCGTCRMGRADDPDAVVDPQGRVIGVDGLRVADSSVFPAITNGNLNGPSIMVGEKMSDHLLGRAPLAAENTAPWVHPNWQVAQR is encoded by the coding sequence TCGGTTATCCGAGGCCGGAAGCTCGGTCATCGTGATCGAACATGGCGGCAGTGACGCAGGCCCGTTGATCCAGATGCCCGGCGCGCTGAGTTATCCGATGAACATGCCGATGTACGACTGGGGCTATGCCTCGGAACCTGAACCGAACCTGAACAACCGGCGTCTGGCCGCGCCGCGCGGCAAGGTGATCGGAGGGTCAAGCTCGATCAATGGGATGGTCTATGTGCGCGGTCACGCCAGGGATTATGACGGATGGGCCGAGGCGGGCGCGCAGGGGTGGCGCTATGGCGATGTGCTGCCGTATTTCAAGCGCATGGAGCATTGGCATGCCAGCGGTCAAGGCGGTGATGACGGCTGGCGTGGCAGGGACGGGCCATTGCATGTCACGCGCGGACCACGCGACAACCCGCTGACGCAGGCGTTCGTGCAGGCAGGGGTCGAAGCGGGCTATCCGGCGACCGACGATTACAACGGGCGGCAGCAGGAAGGCTTTGGCCCGATGGATGCGACGGTCTGGAAAGGGCGGCGCTGGTCAGCGGCGAACGCCTATCTGAAGCCCGCGCTGACGCGTCCGAACTGCACCCTGGTGCGCGCGCTGGCCCAAAAGGCTGTGATCGAGGATAGACGCGCCGTGGGGGTCGAGGTCTTGCGCAAGGGCGCGCGCGAAGTGATCCGGGCGCGGCGTGAAGTGATTTTGGCGGCTTCGGCGTTCAATTCTCCGAAATTGCTGATGCACTCGGGCATCGGGCCGGGGTCGCATCTGGCCGCCCATGGGATCGACGTGGTCGCAGACCGGCCCGGTGTGGGTGGGAACCTGCAGGATCACCTTGAGGTTTACGTGCAGATGGAGGCGACCAAGCCGGTCTCGCTCTATTCGTATTGGTGGTTGCCGGGGAAGGCCTGGGTCGGGGCGCTGTGGCTGTTCGCTGGACGTGGGGTCGGGGCGTCGAACCAGTTTGAAAGCGCGGGGTTTATCCGGTCGGCCGCAGGGGTTGAGTACCCGGATATTCAGTATCACTTCTTGCCTATCGCGGTGCGCTATGACGGGACGTCGGCGGTCAAAGGGCATGGGTTTCAGGCGCATGTGGGTCCGATGCGGTCGAAAAGCCGGGGTCGGGTTTCATTAAATTCGCCCGATCCGGGCGCAGCGCCAAAGATCGTGTTCAATTATATGAGCCACCCGGATGATTGGCAGGAGTTCCGCAAATGCCTGCGCCTGACGCGTGAGATTTTCGCCCAGCCTGCCTTCGCGCCTTTCGCTGGCGCGGAAATTCAACCGGGCACGGATGTGGCTAGCGACGCCCAGATCGACGGTTTCATCCGCGAACACGCTGAAAGCGCGTATCATCCATGCGGCACGTGCCGGATGGGTCGGGCGGATGATCCGGACGCGGTGGTTGACCCGCAAGGCCGGGTGATCGGGGTGGATGGGCTTCGGGTGGCCGACAGCTCGGTCTTTCCTGCGATAACCAACGGCAACCTCAACGGCCCCTCAATCATGGTGGGTGAGAAGATGTCAGATCATCTGCTGGGTCGTGCACCGCTGGCCGCAGAAAACACCGCGCCCTGGGTTCATCCGAATTGGCAGGTCGCGCAGCGCTGA
- a CDS encoding hemerythrin domain-containing protein: MSDLETRSGLPPELLVLRETLPRADWEAHPNFTAMTRFWLDRHLMFRTVLQKLRDGSHAYLDGKAELVRHARETQHYAGFLLNQLHVHHNIEDHHYFPQLQTLDKRLEHGFELLDSDHDALGAHIDGLADKTNQFLRRLDQADVRESVGSLDNALGEFEKFLDRHLCDEEDLIVPVILTYAPEIG, encoded by the coding sequence ATGAGTGATCTTGAAACCCGATCCGGATTGCCGCCAGAGCTGTTGGTTCTGCGTGAAACGCTGCCCCGTGCCGATTGGGAGGCGCACCCGAATTTCACCGCCATGACCCGGTTCTGGCTGGATCGGCACCTAATGTTCCGCACCGTCCTGCAAAAACTGCGCGACGGCAGCCACGCCTATCTGGACGGCAAAGCCGAGTTGGTGCGCCACGCGCGTGAGACGCAGCACTACGCCGGGTTTCTGCTGAACCAGCTGCATGTGCATCATAACATCGAAGACCATCACTATTTCCCGCAGCTCCAGACGCTCGACAAACGCCTGGAGCACGGGTTCGAATTGCTCGACAGTGATCATGACGCCCTGGGCGCGCATATTGACGGGCTTGCCGATAAGACAAACCAGTTTCTGCGTCGGCTGGACCAAGCGGATGTGCGGGAGTCTGTTGGCAGCCTGGATAACGCGCTGGGGGAGTTCGAAAAATTCCTCGACCGGCATCTGTGCGACGAAGAAGACCTGATCGTGCCGGTGATCCTGACCTATGCGCCAGAAATCGGCTGA
- a CDS encoding IS630 family transposase (programmed frameshift) — protein MSAPLPSALRIRFQRYIEEGLSGRAAALRLKLSPATGARWARQVRMKGHAEPARQGPPRGKGKLAPHREFFEELIAQDPDITLFELRNALADAEGVRVHHSSIANLLSRLGFTYKKSLVATERRRAKVRQQRADWFRYRSPAIATFPERVVFIDETAVKTNLTRLRGRAKRGKRLTMDAPFGSWGTQTLIAGLTQGALIAPWVIKGAIDGPAFAAYIREVLVPEINPGTVVILDNLATHRNKEATQALRNHGCWFLYLPPYSPDLNPIEQAFSKLKAHLRRIGARSFTQVFEAIGAICDLYDPVECWNYFKAAGYVSG, from the exons ATGTCAGCACCTTTGCCATCTGCGCTTCGGATACGGTTTCAGAGATACATTGAAGAAGGGTTGAGCGGGCGCGCGGCGGCGTTGCGGTTGAAGCTGTCGCCTGCCACAGGCGCGCGGTGGGCGCGTCAGGTGAGGATGAAGGGTCATGCGGAACCTGCCCGGCAGGGACCGCCGCGCGGCAAGGGAAAGCTGGCTCCGCATCGGGAATTCTTTGAGGAGTTGATCGCACAAGACCCTGACATCACGCTCTTTGAGTTGCGTAATGCGCTGGCCGATGCAGAGGGTGTGCGGGTGCATCACTCCTCCATCGCCAACCTTCTGTCCCGGCTCGGCTTCACGTAC AAAAAGTCGCTGGTCGCAACCGAGCGCCGCCGCGCCAAGGTAAGGCAGCAACGGGCCGACTGGTTCAGATACCGCTCGCCAGCCATTGCGACCTTTCCTGAGCGCGTTGTCTTTATTGACGAAACCGCAGTGAAGACAAACCTCACGCGCCTACGCGGCAGAGCCAAGCGCGGTAAGCGCCTGACGATGGATGCGCCCTTCGGAAGCTGGGGAACCCAAACCTTGATCGCGGGCCTGACCCAAGGCGCGCTGATCGCACCTTGGGTCATCAAGGGAGCGATAGATGGCCCCGCCTTCGCGGCCTACATCCGCGAAGTGCTGGTCCCCGAGATCAACCCCGGCACTGTCGTCATTCTCGACAACCTGGCAACCCACCGGAATAAGGAGGCGACGCAGGCTTTACGCAATCACGGCTGCTGGTTCCTTTACCTGCCACCGTACTCGCCCGACCTGAATCCCATCGAGCAGGCCTTCTCTAAACTGAAAGCCCATTTGCGACGGATCGGGGCCAGGTCCTTTACCCAGGTCTTCGAAGCAATCGGAGCAATCTGCGATCTCTACGACCCAGTAGAATGCTGGAACTACTTTAAGGCCGCCGGATATGTCTCAGGTTAA
- a CDS encoding carbon monoxide dehydrogenase: MELKGSRIINADRAVVWEHLNSAETLAACIPGCQKLTGSPDDGFEAVVKQKVGPVSATFKGRVELSDMVPPESYRITGEGKGGVAGFAKGGATVRLQDVPDGTELIYDVDGKVGGKIAQLGSRLIDGFAKKMADQFFERFQDRVEGKS; the protein is encoded by the coding sequence ATGGAACTCAAGGGCAGCCGCATCATCAACGCTGATCGCGCCGTGGTGTGGGAACACCTCAACAGCGCCGAAACACTGGCCGCCTGCATTCCCGGCTGTCAGAAGCTGACGGGTTCCCCCGATGACGGGTTTGAAGCGGTCGTCAAGCAGAAGGTCGGCCCGGTCAGCGCGACCTTCAAGGGGCGTGTGGAGCTTAGCGATATGGTGCCACCGGAAAGCTATCGTATCACGGGCGAGGGCAAGGGCGGCGTCGCCGGGTTTGCCAAAGGCGGTGCGACCGTAAGGTTACAGGACGTGCCCGACGGGACCGAGCTGATCTATGACGTCGATGGCAAGGTCGGCGGCAAAATCGCCCAGCTTGGCAGCCGGTTGATCGACGGATTTGCCAAGAAGATGGCAGATCAGTTTTTTGAACGTTTCCAGGACCGGGTCGAAGGCAAAAGCTAA
- a CDS encoding alpha/beta hydrolase — translation MLSGPLLNLLATSWIAVLVKRDEAQVVYPFDPVRTAPMDAGLIGFSELEFAASDGTELVVWTHPPASGQPVILYLPGNAGTLAGRATRFQTIAHMGYGLVTMAYRGSSGSGGSPDENLLTADAIALAERLALIAPGAPVVLYGESLGSALAVRIAAAETVSGIVLEAPFTTFPEIVAAQFPRETGLAEMFTQIWDNRALIGKVTEPLLILHGTGDRMVPFEQGEELLARAGSTNKSLFAITDARHDEMWTPATQQALYHFLDSL, via the coding sequence ATGCTAAGTGGCCCCCTTCTCAACCTGCTGGCAACCAGTTGGATTGCCGTCCTTGTCAAACGCGATGAGGCGCAGGTGGTCTATCCGTTTGATCCGGTTCGCACAGCGCCAATGGACGCCGGGCTGATCGGGTTTTCCGAACTGGAATTTGCCGCGAGCGACGGAACCGAGCTGGTCGTCTGGACCCACCCGCCCGCGTCGGGTCAGCCTGTGATCCTTTACCTTCCGGGCAACGCTGGCACGCTGGCCGGCCGCGCCACGCGTTTCCAGACGATTGCGCATATGGGCTATGGCCTGGTCACGATGGCCTATCGGGGGTCCAGCGGATCCGGCGGCAGCCCGGATGAGAACCTTCTGACCGCCGATGCCATCGCGCTGGCCGAACGGCTGGCACTGATTGCGCCCGGTGCACCTGTCGTCCTTTATGGTGAAAGCCTCGGGTCCGCGCTTGCGGTCAGGATCGCCGCCGCCGAAACCGTCAGTGGCATCGTGCTGGAAGCGCCCTTTACAACCTTCCCCGAAATTGTCGCCGCCCAGTTTCCGCGCGAAACCGGACTGGCTGAGATGTTCACGCAGATCTGGGACAACCGCGCATTGATCGGCAAGGTGACCGAACCGCTGCTTATCCTGCATGGCACCGGTGACCGGATGGTACCGTTCGAACAGGGCGAAGAACTTTTGGCGCGTGCCGGATCGACCAATAAATCGCTTTTTGCCATTACAGATGCGCGGCACGATGAAATGTGGACTCCGGCAACACAGCAGGCGCTTTACCACTTCCTTGACAGCCTCTAA
- a CDS encoding Bcr/CflA family efflux MFS transporter, which produces MSTNADVRFLDRASPPHISTLIFMASVAALSMNVFLPSLPAMTAYFQTDYHVMQLSVALYLGMNAVMQMMIGPISDRFGRRPVLLWSIGLFTLASLGCVLATTVEVFLAFRMAQAVIVAGIVLSRAVVRDTTPADQAASKIAYVTMGMALVPMMAPAIGGVLQGTFGWQASFWLMVIIGVALFVLTWADLGETATERSSSFAAQIADYPELFRSRRFWGYATTAMFASGAFFAYLGGAPWVGTEIFGLEPKALGIYFGAPAVGYVIGNGLSGRYSSRFGINAMTLTGTLICAAGMTVSMIVFASDAGGPISFFGLMISIGLGNGLIVPNATSGMLSVRPHLAGTASGVGGAIMIGGGAALSALSGSVLKPDTGATVLVGIMLATSLMGVVSMIYVIRRARDIAPS; this is translated from the coding sequence ATGTCCACGAACGCCGACGTGCGGTTTTTAGATCGCGCCTCACCCCCGCATATTTCCACGCTGATCTTCATGGCCAGTGTCGCTGCGCTGTCGATGAATGTCTTCCTGCCCAGCCTGCCTGCAATGACGGCGTATTTCCAAACAGATTATCATGTCATGCAGCTGAGCGTGGCACTGTACCTTGGCATGAACGCCGTGATGCAGATGATGATCGGGCCGATTTCGGATCGGTTTGGCCGCCGTCCGGTGTTGTTGTGGTCTATCGGATTGTTCACGCTGGCATCGCTGGGCTGCGTACTGGCCACCACGGTTGAGGTTTTCCTGGCCTTTCGCATGGCTCAGGCGGTGATCGTGGCCGGCATTGTCCTTAGTCGCGCGGTGGTGCGGGATACGACGCCGGCGGACCAAGCGGCCTCCAAGATCGCATATGTGACGATGGGAATGGCGCTGGTGCCGATGATGGCCCCGGCGATTGGCGGGGTTCTGCAGGGCACATTCGGCTGGCAGGCGAGTTTCTGGCTGATGGTCATCATCGGCGTGGCGCTGTTCGTGCTGACCTGGGCCGATCTGGGCGAAACCGCGACCGAGCGCAGCAGCAGTTTCGCCGCACAGATCGCAGATTATCCCGAATTGTTCCGATCCCGCCGCTTCTGGGGCTATGCGACGACAGCAATGTTCGCCTCAGGCGCATTTTTTGCCTATCTCGGTGGGGCCCCTTGGGTCGGGACCGAAATTTTCGGGCTGGAACCAAAAGCCCTGGGGATTTATTTCGGCGCACCGGCCGTCGGTTACGTGATTGGCAATGGCCTGTCCGGGCGGTACTCATCCCGCTTCGGGATCAACGCGATGACGCTGACCGGAACATTGATCTGCGCGGCAGGGATGACTGTGTCGATGATCGTCTTTGCATCAGATGCGGGCGGGCCGATCAGCTTTTTCGGTCTTATGATTTCTATCGGGTTGGGAAATGGGCTGATCGTGCCAAACGCAACCTCGGGCATGCTCAGCGTGCGGCCACATCTGGCAGGCACCGCCAGCGGGGTCGGCGGGGCCATCATGATCGGCGGCGGGGCGGCGCTTTCGGCGCTCAGCGGGTCGGTGCTGAAACCGGATACCGGCGCGACAGTCCTGGTCGGGATCATGCTGGCCACGTCCCTGATGGGCGTAGTTTCAATGATCTATGTGATCCGGCGCGCGCGGGATATTGCGCCATCCTGA
- a CDS encoding methylmalonyl-CoA carboxyltransferase, producing the protein MADILQELEDRRADARAGGGAKRIEAQHAKGKLTARERIDLLLDEGSFEEFDMFVSHRATDFGIDTQRPAGDGVVTGWGTVNGRMIYVFAQDFTVFGGSLSETHAQKICKIMDMALQNGAPVIGLNDSGGARIQEGVASLAGYAEVFQRNILASGVVPQISVIMGPCAGGAVYSPAMTDFIFMVKDSSYMFVTGPDVVKTVTNEVVTAEELGGASTHTKKSSVADGAFEDDAEAMMEVRRLIDFLPASNREKPPVRPFFDSPDRIDHSLDTLIPDNPNTPYDMKELILKLADEGDFYEIQEEYAKNILTGFIRLEGSTVGIVANQPTVLAGCLDIDSSRKAARFVRFCDAFSIPILTLVDVPGFLPGTAQEFGGVIKHGAKLLYAYGEATVPKVTVITRKAYGGAYDVMASKHLRGDFNYAWPTAEIAVMGAKGAVEILYRSELGDKDKIAARTKDYEDRFANPFVAAERGFIDEVIQPHNTRKRVCRAFASLRGKKLENPWKKHDNLPL; encoded by the coding sequence ATGGCCGATATCTTGCAGGAACTCGAAGATCGTCGTGCGGACGCACGTGCTGGCGGCGGCGCAAAGCGCATTGAGGCGCAGCACGCCAAGGGCAAGCTGACGGCGCGGGAACGCATTGACCTGCTGCTGGATGAAGGCAGCTTCGAAGAATTCGATATGTTCGTCAGCCATCGCGCCACCGATTTCGGCATCGACACGCAGCGCCCCGCAGGTGACGGTGTGGTCACCGGCTGGGGCACGGTGAACGGGCGAATGATTTATGTTTTCGCGCAGGATTTCACCGTTTTCGGCGGCTCGCTGTCGGAAACCCATGCGCAGAAGATCTGCAAGATTATGGATATGGCGCTGCAGAACGGCGCGCCGGTGATCGGGCTGAACGATTCCGGCGGCGCGCGCATTCAGGAAGGCGTCGCCTCCCTCGCGGGCTATGCCGAGGTGTTTCAGCGCAACATCTTAGCGTCCGGCGTGGTGCCGCAGATCAGCGTTATCATGGGGCCGTGTGCTGGCGGCGCGGTCTATTCGCCCGCAATGACCGACTTCATCTTCATGGTGAAGGACAGCAGCTATATGTTCGTCACCGGTCCCGACGTTGTGAAAACTGTCACGAACGAGGTTGTGACGGCGGAAGAGCTGGGCGGGGCGTCGACCCACACCAAAAAATCCAGCGTGGCCGATGGTGCGTTCGAAGACGACGCCGAAGCGATGATGGAAGTGCGCCGTCTGATCGACTTCCTGCCCGCCTCGAACCGCGAGAAACCTCCGGTGCGCCCGTTTTTCGACAGCCCGGACCGGATCGACCACAGCCTTGATACGCTGATCCCGGACAATCCGAATACGCCTTACGACATGAAGGAACTGATCCTGAAACTGGCGGATGAAGGTGACTTTTACGAAATTCAGGAAGAATACGCCAAGAACATCCTGACCGGTTTCATCCGCCTGGAAGGGTCGACCGTGGGCATCGTGGCAAACCAGCCGACGGTGCTGGCCGGGTGCCTGGATATTGATTCATCCAGAAAGGCGGCGCGGTTCGTGCGGTTCTGCGATGCGTTTTCGATCCCGATCCTGACGCTGGTGGACGTGCCCGGCTTCCTGCCCGGTACGGCGCAGGAATTTGGTGGCGTGATCAAGCATGGCGCGAAGCTGCTTTATGCATATGGCGAAGCAACGGTGCCGAAAGTGACCGTCATAACGCGCAAGGCTTACGGCGGGGCTTATGACGTCATGGCCTCCAAACACCTGCGCGGTGATTTCAACTATGCCTGGCCCACGGCCGAGATTGCGGTGATGGGCGCGAAGGGCGCGGTCGAGATCCTGTATCGGAGCGAGTTGGGCGACAAAGACAAGATCGCGGCGCGCACGAAGGATTACGAAGACCGTTTCGCGAACCCGTTCGTCGCCGCAGAGCGTGGGTTCATTGATGAGGTGATCCAGCCCCACAACACCCGGAAACGGGTCTGCCGGGCGTTTGCGTCGCTGCGGGGGAAGAAGCTGGAGAACCCATGGAAGAAGCACGACAATTTGCCACTTTAG
- a CDS encoding acetolactate synthase, protein MRPKPRFAQLVFILIWLGISPAHAAPLVLPSGNSAELIEAMWDDSAGAGTDLRLRFLTPDLDPDTTFEDIEIDLAVLCDAIALPILAETGREVGQIVISISDRPVPFGKTDLKATQHFDTFRPEDGACVWDGL, encoded by the coding sequence ATGCGTCCCAAGCCGCGCTTCGCTCAACTTGTATTCATTTTGATCTGGCTGGGGATTTCCCCCGCCCACGCCGCCCCCCTTGTCCTGCCCTCTGGCAATTCTGCCGAACTGATCGAGGCGATGTGGGACGACAGCGCTGGCGCGGGGACGGACTTGCGGTTGCGCTTTCTGACGCCCGACCTCGACCCCGACACAACGTTCGAGGATATCGAGATCGACCTCGCCGTGCTTTGCGATGCCATCGCCCTGCCGATCCTGGCCGAGACGGGGCGCGAGGTGGGGCAGATCGTAATCTCGATCAGTGACCGCCCGGTTCCGTTTGGGAAGACCGACCTCAAGGCCACGCAACATTTCGATACCTTCCGCCCTGAAGACGGGGCTTGTGTCTGGGACGGCCTCTGA
- a CDS encoding IS630 family transposase (programmed frameshift), which produces MGKSLSLDIRERVVALVDEGLSCHEAARRLRISVASAVRIMQRKRRTGGVKAAPQGRPRRSKLDAASEWLKLRVQAEPDITMPELAEALKQEHDLIATPAMLSRHLLHRLGFTYKKILIATERLRKRVRAARYEWRRRMPRMRREPHRLVFIDETAVTTKMTRLRGRSLRGTRLEADAPFGHWRTQTFIAGLRMDELSAPWVLDGPMNRAAFDIYIETQLVPTLQPGDVVIADNLSSHKSAKAQAILKAQGSWLLFLPPYSPDLNPIEMAYAKLKAHLRRLKARTFDALFQSVAQTCDLFPPEECRNLFKAAGYVAD; this is translated from the exons ATGGGGAAATCACTGTCTTTGGACATTCGAGAGCGCGTCGTCGCGCTGGTAGATGAAGGACTTTCCTGCCATGAGGCGGCCCGGCGTTTGCGGATATCGGTCGCGAGCGCGGTGCGGATCATGCAGCGCAAAAGGCGAACCGGCGGCGTGAAAGCTGCGCCTCAAGGACGGCCTCGACGCAGCAAGTTGGACGCGGCGTCCGAGTGGTTGAAATTACGCGTGCAAGCTGAACCGGACATCACCATGCCGGAGCTGGCCGAAGCGTTGAAGCAGGAGCATGACCTAATCGCCACACCGGCGATGCTCTCACGTCACTTGCTTCATCGCCTTGGGTTCACATATAAAAAAATA CTGATCGCAACGGAAAGGCTGCGCAAACGGGTTCGCGCCGCGCGATACGAGTGGCGGCGTCGGATGCCGAGGATGCGCCGTGAGCCGCATAGGCTGGTGTTTATCGACGAAACCGCCGTCACCACCAAGATGACACGCCTGCGGGGCCGATCCCTCCGGGGGACTCGGCTTGAGGCGGACGCGCCCTTCGGCCACTGGCGCACGCAAACCTTCATCGCCGGGCTGCGGATGGATGAACTCAGCGCACCCTGGGTTCTGGACGGCCCCATGAACCGCGCCGCCTTCGACATATACATTGAAACCCAATTGGTTCCGACCTTGCAGCCAGGTGACGTCGTGATCGCTGACAACCTGTCGTCTCACAAATCCGCAAAGGCACAGGCCATCCTGAAAGCGCAGGGAAGCTGGCTCCTCTTCCTGCCGCCCTACAGCCCCGACCTGAACCCTATCGAAATGGCATACGCCAAGCTCAAAGCACATCTGCGACGGCTGAAAGCACGTACCTTCGACGCGCTGTTCCAATCCGTCGCACAAACCTGCGACCTCTTTCCACCAGAAGAATGCAGAAACCTCTTCAAGGCTGCCGGATATGTTGCAGATTAA
- a CDS encoding DUF2118 domain-containing protein has product MFKKILIANRGEIACRVIKSARRMGIATVAIYSDADRNALHVKMADEAVRIGPPPANQSYIVIDNVLQAIRETGAEAVHPGYGFLSENKAFAEALAKEGVAFIGPPPGAIEKMGDKITSKKIAAKAGVSTVPGFMGLIDDAEHAVKIATEIGYPVMIKASAGGGGKGMRIAWNDDEAREGFQSSKNEAAASFGDDRIFIEKFVTQPRHIEIQVLADSHGNTLYLGERECSIQRRNQKVIEEAPSPFLDEATRKKMGEQACALAAAVGYTSAGTVEFIVDGERNFYFLEMNTRLQVEHPVTELITGVDLVEQMINVAAGKKLPMAQDDITLNGWAMESRLYAEDPYRNFLPSTGRLTRYRPPFEVAEEDFVVRNDTGVFEGGEISIYYDPMIAKLCTWGPDRPAAIAGMRDALDAFEVEGIGHNLPFLAAVMDHPKFKSGDITTAFIEEEYPDGFAGVTPDESTLRRLAAVAAHVKMHKEARESQISGAMANHSRRIAPEWVVALGRQTFPVHVEENGEGTEVRFADDGTISVRSDWTLGDRLFQGEVGGSFMIVKVDFIRGGARLRNRGADLKAVVRTPRQAELAAMMPEKAPPDTSKFLLCPMPGLLVSVAVKVGDTVEEGQALATVEAMKMENILRAEKKGTVAKVNADPGASLAVDEAILEFE; this is encoded by the coding sequence ATGTTCAAAAAAATTCTTATCGCCAACCGGGGCGAAATTGCATGCCGGGTCATCAAATCTGCGCGCCGCATGGGCATTGCAACCGTTGCAATCTACTCGGACGCTGACCGCAATGCGCTTCACGTAAAAATGGCCGATGAAGCGGTTCGCATCGGTCCGCCGCCCGCCAACCAATCCTACATCGTGATAGACAACGTCCTGCAAGCCATCCGGGAAACCGGCGCCGAAGCGGTGCATCCCGGATACGGTTTCCTTTCTGAAAACAAGGCCTTCGCCGAAGCGCTTGCGAAAGAGGGTGTGGCATTTATCGGCCCGCCCCCTGGTGCGATCGAAAAGATGGGCGACAAGATCACCTCCAAGAAGATCGCCGCGAAGGCTGGCGTGTCGACGGTGCCGGGCTTTATGGGGCTGATCGACGACGCGGAGCACGCGGTCAAGATCGCCACCGAAATCGGCTATCCGGTGATGATCAAGGCCAGCGCGGGTGGCGGTGGCAAGGGCATGCGGATCGCCTGGAACGACGATGAAGCGCGCGAGGGGTTCCAAAGCTCGAAGAACGAAGCCGCAGCCAGTTTTGGCGATGACCGCATATTCATTGAAAAATTTGTAACCCAGCCACGCCATATCGAAATCCAGGTTCTGGCCGATAGTCACGGCAACACCCTCTATCTGGGAGAGCGCGAATGCTCGATCCAGCGACGCAATCAGAAAGTTATCGAAGAAGCGCCCAGCCCGTTTCTGGATGAAGCCACACGCAAGAAGATGGGCGAACAGGCCTGCGCATTGGCGGCGGCCGTTGGCTATACCAGTGCCGGTACGGTCGAGTTCATCGTCGATGGAGAGCGCAACTTCTATTTCCTTGAAATGAACACGCGGCTTCAGGTCGAACATCCGGTGACCGAGCTGATCACTGGCGTCGACCTGGTTGAACAGATGATCAACGTCGCCGCTGGCAAGAAATTGCCGATGGCGCAGGACGACATCACGCTGAACGGCTGGGCGATGGAAAGCCGGCTTTATGCGGAAGACCCGTATCGAAATTTTCTGCCCTCTACCGGGCGTCTGACCCGCTATCGCCCGCCGTTCGAAGTGGCCGAGGAAGACTTCGTCGTCCGCAATGACACCGGTGTTTTCGAGGGTGGCGAGATCTCGATCTACTATGATCCGATGATCGCCAAGCTTTGCACCTGGGGGCCGGACCGACCGGCGGCCATTGCCGGGATGCGCGACGCGCTGGATGCATTCGAGGTTGAGGGGATCGGCCACAACCTGCCGTTCCTGGCAGCCGTGATGGATCATCCGAAATTCAAATCGGGCGACATCACCACAGCATTCATCGAAGAAGAATACCCGGACGGTTTCGCTGGCGTCACCCCGGATGAAAGCACGCTGCGCCGCCTTGCCGCCGTTGCGGCGCACGTGAAGATGCACAAGGAAGCCCGCGAATCGCAGATTTCTGGTGCGATGGCGAACCACAGCCGCCGGATCGCGCCCGAGTGGGTGGTGGCGCTGGGTCGTCAGACCTTCCCAGTACATGTCGAGGAAAACGGTGAAGGTACCGAAGTCCGGTTCGCGGACGACGGAACAATAAGCGTGCGATCCGACTGGACACTGGGCGACCGGCTGTTCCAGGGCGAGGTTGGCGGTTCATTCATGATCGTCAAGGTCGATTTCATCCGCGGCGGGGCGCGACTGCGCAACCGCGGGGCAGATCTTAAGGCCGTCGTGCGCACGCCGCGCCAGGCGGAACTGGCGGCAATGATGCCGGAAAAAGCGCCGCCCGATACATCGAAATTCCTGCTGTGTCCGATGCCGGGGCTGTTGGTCTCGGTTGCGGTCAAAGTTGGTGACACGGTCGAAGAAGGGCAAGCGCTGGCAACCGTCGAGGCGATGAAGATGGAGAACATCCTGCGCGCCGAGAAAAAGGGAACAGTCGCCAAGGTCAATGCGGATCCCGGTGCAAGCCTGGCCGTGGATGAGGCGATTTTGGAGTTCGAGTGA